Proteins encoded together in one Acidobacteriota bacterium window:
- a CDS encoding DUF5916 domain-containing protein, whose amino-acid sequence MQFMRGGLCAALVLLVPTFATAANERRVTLAIEAVAVPANGPILVDGKLNEEIWQQAPVINEFVQREPAEGEAPTMRTEARVAYDADAVYVAVRAFDTDASRLVGILTRRDQRSPSDWIRIVIDSYFDKRSAYEFGVNPVGVKSDRYYFNDGQSDESWDAVWDVEITRDGDGWSAEFRIPFSQLRFNVLSGGPVGFAVIREVGRLAETSSWPLLSRNANGFVSQFGEMRGLKTVGTPNKFELLPYSVGKLETQAVSGNDPLNRSVDPGATVGLDMKYAVTPGLTLTATANPDFGQVEADPAVVNLDAFETFFPERRPFFVEGSGTFRFNMDCNDGSCTGLFYSRRIGRAPQGSANAGEGEFSKAPGAATIIGAGKLTGRLAGFSLGALTAVTAREDAEIAGADSVGYRSQTVEPLSSFTVLRARKEYANQSSLGLMTTATIRQNDAHTSFLSDNALATGLDYDFRLSRMYSISGYLAGTRIEGSPESITRLQQNTVHGYQRPDADYVEVDAAATTLRGHAGAIGFGKISGERTRFNSNFGYKSPGFDSNDLGFLRRADEKTVSNWFQWRNFTPGKYVRTRNFNLNQYAAWNFGGDRLYSGINLNSHWTFTNFFSIGGGYNIDAAPFRDRVTRGGPGVLGNPGNSVWYYANTDNRKDLSFYYNGDFGGDRLGSSRYGFSPGFNWRASSSMSLSMGVRYSVNHDQSQWVRNSTLESGATRYLFARIDQKTVSINTRFNYTMTPTLSLQVYAEPFVSAGDYSNFKELVDGRAPEYGDRYRPVEHTGNPDFNIRSFRTTNVLRWEYKPGSALFVVWQAGKQGYENVGDFRFGRDFSGVFSAPSHNTFLVKFSYWLNM is encoded by the coding sequence ATGCAATTCATGCGTGGCGGCCTGTGCGCCGCTCTTGTCCTTCTCGTCCCCACGTTCGCAACGGCCGCCAACGAGCGGCGCGTCACGCTGGCGATCGAAGCCGTCGCTGTCCCCGCGAATGGCCCCATCCTCGTGGACGGCAAGCTGAACGAAGAGATCTGGCAGCAGGCGCCCGTGATCAACGAGTTCGTGCAGCGCGAACCGGCCGAGGGCGAGGCGCCGACCATGCGCACCGAAGCCCGCGTGGCGTACGACGCGGATGCGGTATACGTGGCGGTCCGTGCCTTCGACACCGACGCGAGCCGGCTCGTCGGCATCCTGACCCGCCGCGATCAGCGCTCACCGTCGGACTGGATCCGCATTGTCATCGACTCGTACTTCGACAAGCGCTCGGCCTACGAGTTTGGCGTCAACCCGGTCGGCGTGAAGTCCGACCGCTACTACTTCAACGACGGCCAGAGCGACGAGAGCTGGGACGCGGTCTGGGATGTCGAGATCACCAGGGATGGCGACGGCTGGAGCGCCGAGTTCCGGATTCCGTTCTCGCAGCTGCGCTTCAATGTGCTCTCGGGCGGCCCGGTCGGGTTCGCGGTGATTCGCGAGGTCGGCCGGCTCGCCGAGACGTCCAGCTGGCCGCTGCTGTCGCGTAACGCCAACGGCTTCGTGTCGCAGTTCGGCGAGATGCGCGGCTTGAAGACGGTCGGCACGCCGAACAAGTTCGAGCTGCTGCCCTACAGCGTTGGCAAGCTTGAGACCCAGGCCGTATCCGGGAACGACCCACTCAACCGGTCGGTCGATCCTGGCGCCACGGTGGGCCTCGACATGAAGTACGCGGTCACGCCGGGCCTGACCTTGACCGCCACGGCGAACCCAGACTTTGGCCAGGTCGAAGCCGACCCGGCCGTGGTGAACCTCGATGCCTTTGAAACGTTCTTCCCCGAGCGGCGGCCCTTCTTCGTCGAAGGGTCCGGCACGTTCCGTTTCAACATGGACTGCAACGACGGCAGCTGCACCGGGCTCTTCTACTCGCGGCGCATCGGCCGTGCGCCGCAGGGGTCGGCGAATGCCGGGGAAGGTGAATTCTCGAAGGCGCCGGGCGCGGCCACGATCATTGGTGCCGGCAAGCTGACGGGCCGTCTCGCCGGGTTCTCGCTCGGCGCGCTGACGGCGGTGACTGCCCGTGAAGATGCCGAGATAGCGGGCGCTGACTCGGTGGGCTACCGCAGCCAGACCGTGGAACCGCTCAGCAGCTTCACGGTGTTGCGTGCGCGCAAGGAGTACGCGAACCAGTCGTCGCTCGGGCTGATGACCACCGCGACGATCCGCCAGAACGATGCTCATACCTCGTTCCTGTCCGACAACGCGCTGGCGACCGGCCTCGACTACGACTTCCGGTTGTCACGGATGTACAGCATCAGTGGCTACCTGGCCGGCACCCGCATCGAAGGCAGTCCGGAATCGATCACGCGACTGCAGCAGAACACTGTTCACGGCTATCAGCGTCCCGATGCCGATTATGTCGAGGTCGATGCCGCGGCGACGACCCTGCGGGGCCATGCCGGCGCCATTGGGTTCGGCAAGATTTCGGGCGAGCGTACGCGGTTCAACTCGAACTTCGGCTACAAGAGCCCTGGTTTCGACAGCAACGACCTGGGCTTCCTGCGGCGCGCCGACGAGAAGACGGTAAGCAACTGGTTCCAGTGGCGCAACTTCACACCCGGCAAGTACGTGCGGACGCGCAATTTCAACCTGAACCAGTACGCGGCCTGGAACTTTGGTGGCGATCGGTTGTATTCGGGCATCAACCTCAACTCGCACTGGACGTTCACTAACTTCTTCAGCATCGGCGGCGGCTACAACATCGACGCGGCGCCGTTCCGCGACCGCGTGACCCGTGGCGGACCGGGCGTGCTCGGCAATCCCGGCAACAGCGTCTGGTATTACGCCAACACCGACAACCGCAAGGACTTGTCGTTCTATTACAACGGCGACTTCGGCGGCGACCGCCTTGGTTCGTCCCGCTACGGCTTCAGTCCTGGATTCAACTGGCGCGCCTCTTCGTCGATGTCGCTCAGCATGGGCGTGCGCTACAGCGTGAACCACGATCAGTCGCAGTGGGTCAGAAACTCGACCCTGGAGAGCGGCGCGACCCGTTACCTGTTCGCCCGGATCGACCAGAAGACCGTATCGATCAACACGCGTTTCAACTACACGATGACGCCGACCCTGTCGCTGCAGGTGTATGCGGAGCCGTTCGTGTCGGCCGGCGATTACTCCAATTTCAAGGAACTGGTTGACGGCCGCGCGCCCGAGTACGGCGACCGCTACCGCCCGGTCGAACACACCGGCAATCCGGACTTCAACATCCGCTCGTTCCGCACGACCAACGTGCTGCGGTGGGAGTACAAGCCCGGCTCGGCGCTGTTCGTGGTGTGGCAGGCGGGCAAGCAGGGCTACGAGAACGTCGGTGACTTCCGCTTCGGCCGCGACTTCAGCGGCGTGTTCTCGGCGCCGTCGCACAACACGTTTCTCGTAAAGTTTTCTTACTGGTTGAATATGTAA
- a CDS encoding ArsA family ATPase encodes MRHLLEKKVLFFGGKGGVGKTTCASATALAASHAGKRVLLVSTDPAHSTSDIFERKIGPEPVELLPNLWGLEIDGAIESQRYVAHVKENIQGLFGHHILKEANKQIDLAASMPGAEEMALFDRIGGLIRGEDTRFDLIVFDTAPTGHTLRLIRMPELMEAWIRALSRSRQAMLGIEQDDKTDPVMISLTGRLEGLREFRARLLSPRISAFMLVLVAERLPIEETARAIEQLTEAGVTIGGLVVNRILPATSPDPFLQSRHAQEVIYLDEIDRRFAKLSRVKVPQLPSDVHGIKTLETLSQILVPNGALSR; translated from the coding sequence ATGCGCCACCTCCTCGAGAAGAAGGTCCTGTTCTTCGGCGGCAAGGGCGGCGTCGGCAAGACGACCTGCGCGTCGGCGACGGCGCTGGCGGCGAGTCATGCCGGCAAGCGCGTGCTGCTGGTGTCCACCGATCCGGCGCATTCGACCTCCGACATCTTCGAACGCAAGATCGGTCCCGAGCCGGTGGAGCTGCTGCCGAACCTGTGGGGCCTGGAGATTGACGGCGCGATCGAATCGCAACGCTATGTCGCCCACGTCAAGGAAAACATCCAGGGGCTGTTCGGCCATCACATCCTGAAGGAAGCGAACAAGCAGATCGACCTGGCCGCGAGCATGCCCGGTGCCGAGGAGATGGCGCTGTTCGATCGCATCGGCGGATTGATCCGCGGCGAAGACACCCGGTTCGACCTGATCGTGTTTGATACCGCGCCGACCGGACACACGCTGCGGCTGATTCGCATGCCCGAGTTGATGGAGGCGTGGATCCGCGCGCTGTCGCGCTCGCGGCAGGCCATGCTCGGCATCGAGCAGGACGACAAGACCGACCCGGTGATGATCTCGCTGACCGGGCGCCTCGAAGGCCTGCGCGAGTTCCGGGCGCGGCTGCTGAGCCCCCGCATCAGCGCCTTCATGCTGGTGCTCGTTGCCGAGCGCCTGCCGATCGAAGAGACCGCCCGTGCGATCGAACAGTTGACCGAAGCCGGCGTCACCATTGGCGGCCTGGTCGTGAACCGCATTCTGCCGGCCACGAGCCCGGATCCGTTCCTGCAGTCGCGTCACGCGCAGGAAGTGATCTACCTCGACGAGATCGACCGCCGTTTCGCAAAACTGTCGCGCGTGAAGGTGCCGCAGTTACCTTCCGACGTCCACGGCATCAAAACACTGGAAACCTTGTCACAGATCCTCGTCCCCAACGGAGCACTCTCCCGATGA
- a CDS encoding penicillin acylase family protein yields the protein MKPRRPLAGALFLILALTSAGSTPTSAQRPVTSIQVMGLSQPVEILRDHWGINHIYAQNEADLFFAQGYAAAKDRLFQFEMWRRQATGTVAEILGPREARRDQGARLHMFRGDLDDELNRYHPRGKTIVESYVRGVNAYIAETEQNAALLPMEFRMLGITPGRWTPAAVISRHQALAANAGEEARSMRAIKAIGIDETRALMYFQGGNPRFELDAAIDPKTFPDNVLELYTAFRTAIQFQPEDVLPEFRGSAQVAGGLPNPIAADPAGPLSLEADPRDIGSNNWVVSGSKTVSTRPIMANDPHRVVAAPSLRYWVHLVAPGWNVIGGGEPVLPGVSIGHNEHGAWGLTIFGQDTEDLYVYDTNPANANEYRYKGGWEPMRVIADTIPVKGAKPEAVQLKYTRHGPVVFEDRANRKAYALRAGWMEPGSAPYLASLRMNQARNWEEFLEACSHNQMPSENMVWADRSGTIGWQASGIQPIRRNWSGVLPVPGDGRYEWDGYLPIKALPSETNPSRGFIATANNYLLPETYPYKDLLHVTNWADAFRASRITEVLGSGRLFTIPEMARLQNDDLSVVARALTPLLMRVALSNPASAKARDLLANWDFVLDQDSTAAGVYAMWQRRILANTRDVVVPEALRKAGITPVATKRMIDWLHAPDGRFGPNPIAGRDALVARSMDEAVAELTKRFGPDMQGWQYGQERYHHARLTHPLSAAVNAATRARLEVGPLPRGGDSMTVSATGAGDNQTAGGSLKIIADTDDWDNSVGINTPGQSGDPDSPHYRDLFELWAQGSYFPVAYSRTKVESVTKGVTRLTPATPGAQRE from the coding sequence ATGAAGCCACGACGCCCCCTCGCCGGCGCGCTATTCCTGATACTGGCCCTGACCTCGGCCGGGAGCACCCCCACCTCGGCCCAGCGGCCGGTCACCAGCATCCAGGTCATGGGACTCAGCCAACCGGTGGAGATCCTGCGCGATCACTGGGGCATCAATCACATCTATGCCCAGAACGAAGCCGATCTCTTCTTCGCTCAAGGTTACGCGGCGGCTAAGGACCGGCTGTTCCAGTTCGAGATGTGGCGCCGCCAGGCAACCGGCACCGTCGCCGAAATCCTGGGGCCACGCGAGGCGCGGCGCGACCAGGGCGCCCGCCTCCACATGTTTCGTGGCGACCTGGACGATGAGCTGAACCGGTATCACCCACGCGGCAAGACGATCGTCGAGTCGTATGTGCGGGGCGTCAATGCCTACATCGCCGAGACCGAACAGAACGCGGCGCTCCTGCCGATGGAGTTCCGGATGCTCGGCATCACGCCGGGCCGCTGGACCCCCGCGGCGGTGATCTCGCGCCACCAGGCGCTGGCGGCGAATGCCGGCGAAGAAGCGCGATCGATGCGCGCGATCAAGGCAATTGGCATCGACGAGACCCGCGCGCTCATGTACTTCCAGGGCGGCAATCCCCGTTTCGAACTCGACGCCGCCATCGACCCGAAAACGTTTCCCGACAACGTGCTGGAGCTCTACACCGCGTTTCGCACCGCCATTCAGTTCCAGCCCGAAGATGTTTTGCCGGAGTTTCGAGGATCAGCGCAGGTCGCGGGTGGCCTGCCGAACCCGATTGCCGCTGACCCGGCCGGCCCGCTTTCGCTCGAGGCCGATCCGCGCGACATCGGGTCCAACAACTGGGTCGTGTCGGGATCGAAGACCGTCAGCACCAGGCCGATCATGGCCAACGATCCGCACCGGGTGGTCGCGGCGCCGTCGCTGCGCTACTGGGTGCACCTGGTGGCCCCGGGCTGGAACGTAATCGGCGGTGGCGAGCCCGTACTGCCCGGCGTGTCGATTGGCCACAACGAACATGGCGCGTGGGGCCTCACGATCTTCGGCCAGGACACGGAGGACCTCTACGTGTACGACACCAACCCCGCCAATGCCAACGAGTATCGATACAAGGGCGGCTGGGAGCCCATGCGGGTGATCGCCGACACCATTCCCGTGAAGGGCGCGAAGCCCGAAGCCGTGCAGTTGAAGTACACGCGCCACGGTCCCGTGGTGTTCGAAGACCGCGCCAACCGCAAGGCCTACGCCCTGCGCGCGGGCTGGATGGAACCGGGCAGCGCGCCCTACCTGGCCAGCCTCCGCATGAACCAGGCCCGCAACTGGGAGGAGTTCCTCGAGGCGTGCAGCCACAACCAGATGCCCTCGGAGAACATGGTGTGGGCGGATCGCAGCGGCACGATCGGCTGGCAGGCGTCGGGCATCCAGCCAATCCGCCGCAACTGGAGCGGCGTGCTGCCGGTTCCGGGTGATGGCCGGTACGAATGGGATGGCTACCTGCCGATCAAGGCGCTGCCGTCCGAGACCAATCCGTCGCGCGGCTTCATTGCCACGGCCAATAACTACCTGCTGCCCGAGACCTATCCCTACAAGGATCTGCTGCACGTCACCAACTGGGCCGATGCGTTCCGCGCCTCGCGCATCACCGAAGTGCTTGGGTCAGGCCGGCTCTTCACCATTCCGGAGATGGCGCGGTTGCAAAACGACGATCTGTCGGTCGTGGCTCGTGCGCTGACACCGCTGTTGATGCGCGTGGCGCTGTCGAATCCTGCGAGCGCGAAGGCGCGCGACCTGCTGGCGAACTGGGACTTCGTCCTCGACCAGGATTCAACCGCCGCCGGCGTCTACGCGATGTGGCAGCGGCGAATCCTCGCCAACACGCGCGACGTGGTCGTGCCGGAGGCACTCCGCAAGGCGGGCATCACGCCGGTCGCGACCAAGCGGATGATTGACTGGCTGCACGCGCCCGATGGCCGCTTTGGCCCCAACCCCATCGCCGGCCGGGACGCGCTGGTCGCACGCAGCATGGATGAAGCCGTCGCGGAACTCACGAAGCGGTTCGGTCCCGACATGCAGGGCTGGCAGTACGGACAGGAGCGGTATCACCACGCGCGGCTCACGCACCCGTTGTCGGCAGCGGTCAACGCCGCCACGCGCGCCAGGCTTGAAGTTGGTCCGCTGCCCAGGGGCGGCGACAGCATGACGGTGAGCGCGACGGGCGCCGGCGACAACCAGACCGCTGGCGGGTCGCTCAAGATCATCGCCGACACGGACGACTGGGACAACTCCGTGGGCATCAATACCCCGGGACAGTCGGGCGATCCCGACAGCCCGCACTACCGAGATCTGTTTGAACTGTGGGCGCAGGGCTCGTACTTCCCCGTCGCCTACTCGCGCACGAAGGTTGAGTCAGTAACCAAGGGCGTCACCCGGCTTACCCCAGCGACGCCCGGCGCCCAAAGAGAATAA
- a CDS encoding protein kinase, producing MALPPSSRIGAYEILGLLGEGGMGQVYRATDTNLKRQVALKVLPDSVAGDAERLARFQREAEVLAALNHPHIAAIYGLERSGSTTALVMELVEGEDLSERIARGAIALDDALPLARQIAEALEAAHGQGIIHRDLKPANIKVRTDGTVKVLDFGLAKAMDPPGSSTANAMNSPTLSIHATQAGMILGTAAYMSPEQARGAIVDKRADIWAFGVVLYEMLTGQRLFDGETVSDTLASVLKTDVDWSRLPNETPASVRRLLRHCLARDRKQRLQDIGDARLELSEGGAHDVVALSPSAPVRTPWLRLVATFVAGAAVTFAGGAAWMTSSAPTAAQDSDRAYTFLITPADGVALEDPPNFAVSPNGRSILLRGFDQGIAYWYVKDLATGTLRRLSSTQGATGWAAWSPDSDWIVFARQSTLHKLAIDDTRLEAMSNRGAAFGGVSWSPSGELLRVTDGRLIAIRAPGAPAHTVIEASETLRLLQWPWALPDGKQLLIGEASDPTGDIFIAKLDGSEPPRALEKGSQPAFAAPNWLLAVRGQQLLAWQFDPVGAVVEGPPKVISSGIRTRGGLGGRLFSASQTGVLAVRNDAASEVTQLTWFDRRGTEGAQLKLTRHCRNPELSRDYRRVAMECYEGATRDIWLYDLARDAVSRFTTDPADDSDPVWSPDGRTLVFSSNRKGAADVFRKSLGGATSEELMMETPGSTPVMAWSPDGKSIVVLEGGTQDLIGYEAGASLTPTPIVADAFTSLELQFSPDGRFISYSSDESGRAEIYVQPWPQTGEKWQVSTDGATDGRWRADGRELFFLSPTRELMAVSIDAAKGFRAGTPIRLFQTAVAGPLGSGHRFPYAVSADGQRFLIYVNDRNAPPPSISVIVNWPALLKK from the coding sequence ATGGCGCTTCCACCAAGCTCCCGGATCGGCGCCTACGAGATCCTCGGCCTGCTCGGCGAGGGTGGTATGGGCCAGGTGTATCGGGCGACCGACACCAACCTCAAGCGCCAGGTCGCGCTCAAGGTGCTGCCAGACTCGGTGGCCGGCGACGCGGAACGGCTGGCGCGTTTCCAGCGCGAAGCTGAGGTCCTCGCGGCCCTGAATCATCCGCACATCGCGGCGATTTATGGTTTGGAGCGGTCCGGCTCCACGACTGCGCTCGTGATGGAACTGGTCGAGGGTGAAGACCTTTCCGAGCGAATCGCGCGCGGCGCCATTGCTCTTGATGACGCGCTGCCGCTCGCGAGGCAGATCGCCGAGGCGCTCGAAGCCGCCCACGGGCAGGGGATCATCCACCGCGATCTCAAGCCTGCAAACATCAAGGTGCGCACCGACGGCACCGTGAAGGTGCTCGACTTCGGCTTGGCCAAGGCAATGGACCCGCCGGGCTCGTCGACCGCGAATGCGATGAACTCCCCGACCTTGTCGATCCACGCGACGCAGGCGGGGATGATCCTCGGCACCGCCGCCTACATGTCACCCGAGCAGGCCCGCGGCGCCATCGTCGACAAGCGCGCCGACATCTGGGCGTTCGGCGTCGTGCTCTACGAAATGCTGACCGGGCAGCGACTGTTTGATGGTGAGACGGTATCCGACACGCTGGCGAGTGTGCTGAAGACCGACGTTGACTGGTCGCGGCTGCCGAACGAAACGCCGGCGTCGGTTCGTCGTCTGCTGCGCCATTGCCTCGCGCGCGATCGCAAGCAGCGGCTGCAGGACATCGGTGATGCGCGCCTCGAGCTCAGCGAGGGTGGCGCTCATGATGTCGTTGCCCTGTCCCCGTCGGCCCCGGTGCGCACACCGTGGCTACGCCTGGTGGCAACCTTTGTTGCCGGCGCGGCAGTGACGTTCGCGGGCGGCGCCGCGTGGATGACCAGTAGCGCGCCGACCGCAGCCCAGGACAGTGATCGGGCATACACGTTCCTGATCACGCCGGCCGACGGCGTGGCCCTGGAAGACCCGCCGAACTTCGCCGTGTCGCCAAACGGCCGCAGTATCCTGCTCAGGGGTTTCGACCAGGGCATCGCGTACTGGTACGTCAAAGACCTGGCGACCGGCACACTACGCCGCCTCAGCAGCACCCAAGGCGCGACGGGCTGGGCCGCCTGGTCGCCCGACAGCGATTGGATTGTGTTTGCCCGCCAGTCCACTCTCCACAAGCTCGCCATTGACGACACCCGGCTGGAAGCCATGTCGAATCGGGGCGCCGCTTTCGGCGGAGTTAGTTGGTCGCCTTCCGGGGAACTTCTGCGCGTGACAGACGGCCGCCTGATCGCCATTCGCGCACCGGGTGCGCCGGCGCACACTGTGATTGAAGCCAGCGAGACGTTGCGTTTGCTGCAGTGGCCCTGGGCGCTGCCCGATGGGAAGCAGTTACTGATCGGCGAGGCCAGTGATCCGACGGGCGACATCTTCATAGCCAAACTTGATGGTTCCGAACCACCCCGCGCCCTGGAGAAGGGAAGTCAACCCGCCTTCGCGGCGCCGAACTGGCTCCTCGCCGTGCGGGGGCAGCAGTTACTTGCCTGGCAGTTCGACCCGGTTGGTGCCGTCGTCGAGGGACCGCCGAAGGTGATCAGTAGCGGGATACGGACGCGCGGCGGTCTTGGCGGTCGCCTGTTCTCGGCATCCCAGACCGGCGTGCTGGCCGTGCGCAACGATGCGGCCAGCGAGGTCACGCAGCTCACGTGGTTCGACCGGCGCGGAACAGAGGGTGCCCAACTCAAGCTCACCCGCCATTGCCGGAATCCAGAGCTCTCGCGCGACTACCGGCGAGTGGCGATGGAGTGTTACGAGGGCGCCACCCGCGACATCTGGCTGTACGACCTCGCTCGCGACGCGGTGTCCCGATTCACGACGGACCCTGCCGACGATTCAGACCCGGTGTGGTCGCCCGACGGCAGGACCCTCGTCTTCTCCTCGAACCGGAAAGGTGCCGCGGATGTGTTTCGCAAGAGCCTTGGCGGTGCGACCAGCGAGGAGCTGATGATGGAAACGCCAGGCAGCACGCCGGTGATGGCCTGGTCGCCTGACGGCAAGAGCATTGTCGTGCTCGAGGGTGGCACACAAGACCTGATCGGCTACGAAGCTGGGGCAAGCCTGACGCCCACGCCGATTGTGGCGGATGCATTCACATCGCTCGAACTGCAGTTCTCGCCGGATGGGCGTTTCATTTCATACAGTTCCGATGAATCCGGCCGGGCCGAGATCTACGTGCAGCCGTGGCCGCAGACTGGCGAGAAGTGGCAGGTGTCCACCGATGGGGCGACCGATGGCCGCTGGCGCGCCGACGGCAGAGAGCTGTTTTTCCTCAGCCCCACGCGCGAGCTGATGGCGGTCTCCATCGATGCCGCAAAGGGGTTCCGGGCCGGCACGCCAATTCGTTTGTTTCAGACAGCGGTGGCGGGACCGCTCGGGAGCGGCCATCGTTTTCCCTACGCGGTGTCCGCCGATGGCCAGCGGTTCCTAATCTACGTCAACGACCGCAACGCGCCGCCGCCGTCGATTTCCGTCATCGTCAACTGGCCGGCGCTGCTCAAGAAGTAG
- a CDS encoding cory-CC-star protein: MSIRQNIADFFHGAAYGSYERELRMQAAELNDMFLLLCYMEVVGLPNPATLYLLDVYPYLLEQFHLWHKRMGMDRSPLGNLPCC; encoded by the coding sequence GTGTCCATCCGCCAGAACATCGCCGACTTCTTCCACGGCGCCGCCTATGGCTCGTACGAGCGGGAGCTGCGGATGCAGGCCGCGGAACTGAACGACATGTTCCTGCTGCTCTGCTACATGGAAGTGGTCGGCCTCCCGAATCCGGCCACGCTGTACCTGCTGGACGTCTATCCGTACCTGCTCGAGCAGTTCCACCTGTGGCACAAGCGCATGGGCATGGACCGTTCGCCGCTCGGCAACCTGCCCTGTTGCTAG
- a CDS encoding DinB family protein produces MIIPRPAENEFAPFYASYVAKVGDRGPLAFLNAQVTEFERIRGLADAKGDHRYAEGKWSVKELLGHLADAERVFAYRLLRIARADQTPLAGFDENAWAEVAPHGRRTLVEVVDDLIAVRRATITLVESLDATALGNVGVANNNPVSARAICWIIAGHAQHHLGILQDRYSVGI; encoded by the coding sequence ATGATCATCCCTCGCCCGGCCGAAAATGAGTTCGCGCCCTTCTATGCCAGTTATGTCGCCAAGGTCGGCGATCGCGGCCCGCTGGCGTTCCTGAACGCCCAGGTGACCGAGTTCGAGCGGATCCGCGGCCTGGCCGACGCCAAGGGCGACCACCGCTATGCCGAAGGCAAGTGGAGCGTGAAGGAACTACTGGGTCACCTGGCCGACGCCGAGCGCGTGTTTGCCTATCGGCTGCTGCGCATTGCCCGCGCCGACCAGACGCCCCTGGCCGGCTTCGATGAAAACGCCTGGGCCGAGGTGGCGCCCCACGGCCGGCGCACGCTGGTCGAGGTCGTGGACGACCTGATTGCCGTCCGCCGTGCCACGATCACGCTGGTCGAATCGCTCGACGCCACCGCGCTTGGCAATGTCGGCGTGGCCAACAACAACCCGGTCTCCGCCCGCGCCATCTGCTGGATCATCGCCGGCCACGCCCAGCATCACCTGGGCATCCTGCAAGACCGCTACTCCGTCGGGATTTGA